CGGGCTGAGGTCGCCGGCATCGCTGAAGCCGAAGAACAGCTTCTGCGCCGGCACCGAGCCGGAGGAGTACACGTAGAGCGGCAGGCCCGAGGCGTGCCAGCCCTTCAGCACTGCCGCCACTTCCGGGTAGAAGTGCGCGGTGTAGTCACCACGGCGGTAACCGGCATCCCAGATCCGGCCCTGCAGGGCCTTCAGCGCAGTGTGCTTGCGGTCCTGGTCGATCCAGCCCTGCAGCGTTTCGACCACCAGGCTGTCCTGGCAGGCACCCCCGATCTCGGTGGCCACCGCATCCAGCCAGCGGCGCACGTCCGGCTCCTGGCCGTGTTCGGCGACGAAGCCGGGCAGCGCCTGGCGCGCATAGGGGAACAGCACGTTCTTGACGAACGAGATGCTGCTGGTGGTGCCTTCGATATCGGTCAGGATGACGCGGGGCTGCATGGATCAGGATGCCTGGGTGGGTACGTAACGGGGGAACTTCTGTGCGATGTCGGTGCCGGTGAAGTGACCGACCCAGCCATCCGGCTCGGTGAAGAAGCGGATCGCCACGAAGCTGGGTTCATCGCCCATGTCGAACCAATGCGTGGTGCCATCGGGCACGGCGATCAGGTCGTCCTTCACGCACTCGATCTCGTAGACCTTGTCTTCCACGTGCAGGGTGAACAGGCCGGAGCCGGCGACAAAGAAGCGCACTTCGTCTTCCTTGTGGAAGTGTTCGTCGAGGAACTTCTTGCGCAGCTCGGCGCGGTTCGGGTTATCCGGGGCGATCGAGGCCACATCCACGCTCTTGAAGCCGCGCTCGGCGACCAGGCGGTCGATGTCGGCGCGGTAGGCGGCGAACACTTCATCTTGGCTGGCGCCGGGCGCGACCGGGGCAGTGGCCTGCCAGCGTTCGAAGGTGACGCCGATCTGCTTCAGCTCGGCAGCGATGCGTGCGCCGTCCTGGGTGTCCAGCAGCGGCGATTCGGGGCGGGTGTCGTCGTAGATGCGCAGTCGGCTCATGGCGGCAGCTTGAACGTCTCGGGGGGAAGACAGGGTAGCAGGGCGGGGGCGGGGCGCAGATTCCGGATCGGCATCTGCACCTGCGCGTGGGTTCAGCCGCGCAGCTTGCGCAGTTCCAGCTCGCAGTGGAACAGGAACTCGAAGGCCTCCAGGTGACGGCGGGCCTCGGCCATGTCGCGGCCCCAGGCGTACAGCCCGTGGCCATCGATCAGGTAGCCCCACAGGTTCTGCCGGTCGAGCAGGTCGTCGACCTGGGCCGACAGCACGTCCATGTCCTGGGTGTTGGCGAACACCGGTACGTCCACGGCCATTTCATGGGTGCTGTTGCCGGCGAAGGCCTTCAGCAGCTCGTAGCCCTCCAGGTGCACATGGCCCTGCGGCGCGTACAGGCGCGAGGCGATGGTCTGCACCGGCGAATGGGTGTGCAGCACGCAGCCGATTTCCGGGAAGCGGCGGTACAGCTGGGTGTGCAGCAGGGTTTCGGCGGACGGACGCAGCGGGCGGCCGACGGCCTTGCCGTCGAAGTCCACCACCATGATGTCGTCCTCGATCAGGCGGCCCTTGTCCTTGCCGGAGACGGTGATCGCGGCGTGGCGGTCGTCCAGGCGGTGCGAGAAGTTGCTGCTGGTGGCGGGGGTCCAGCCGGCCTGGGCCAGCTCGCGGACGTTGTCGATCAGCAGCTGGGCCAGTTCGCCCAGGCGGGCGGTGTCGTACGGGAAGGTGGGGGCGTTCATGCGGGTGATTTTACTGGATTCGGCCAACGGCTGAGCCCCTCGTGGCGGGTCTCAGAAGCAGATTCCGTGGGTTGGCCGGTCGGGTGGGCTGCGCAGGGGACGCCGTGAACCCGTCCATGGGGCTTGGCCGCGGCATCCATGCCGCGGACACCCCTTCACAGCCCACCCGACCGGCCATGGACAGTTTCCGTGCGCGCCAGCCACGGAGTGAAGAAGGAAGAGCGAAAAGCGGGTCGCGGCGCTGCGCTTGCTCGCAGCGGAGCATGGCTCCGCTCTACAGAGGATTCATCGACCAGAGAAAATTCATTTCCCGGATGAATTCATCCACGCATGGCGTGGATCTACCGGATACTCCGGGAGACTGTCAGGGGTGGGGAGGCATGGGTTCGCGGGGGTGTCTGATCTGGCCCCCTGAAAACGGACGCCATGAAGCCGTTTCATGCGACAGCCGGGAGCTGCCGGGCGTAGTTGTTAGGCGAGCGATAGCCCAGCGCCGAGTGTAGCCGGGCTGGATTATAGAAGCCGTGGATGTAAGCAGCGATGGATTGGCTGGCTTGTTCCCTACTGGCGTAAGGCTCGGCAGCCTCTTCTGTCTTGAGCGTCGCAAAGAAGCTCTCGGCCACCGCGTTGTCCCAGCAATTGCCAGGCCGGCTCATGCTTTGGACCACGTCATGGGACTGCAGCAGCTGGCGAAACTGGTTCCCCCAGTACTGCCCACCACGATCTGAATGGAAGATCAGGCCGGGTCGTTGTGGATGCAGAGCCCAAGCATTGGCAAATGCTTTCACCACCAGCTCTTCAGTCAGGCGCTTGGAAACGCTGTAGCCCAGCACCTGCCGGGTCTGGACGCTGATGACCACGGCCAGATGCAGCCATCCCTGACGGGTGGGGACATACGTGATATCCCCGACCCACGCCGTCGGTCCGGTTCCGGGGGCAAATTGCCGATCCAGCAGGTTGGGGGCGAGCTGAGATGAGCCGCCGGAGGACTTGGGTCGAGATCGGCCTTTGGTCTTGCCCTGGATTCGCTCCTGGGCCATTAGCCGTGCCACGCGCTTGTGGCCGACCGGGTGATTCCTGGCTCGTAAGGCCTCGACCAGCCGACGTCGCCCATAACTGCGCTTGCTGGTCACATGAATGGCCCGAAGCTCGGTACGGAGGGCCGAATCGACATCGCACGTTTGGGCACACTGCCGGCGCAGGTAGTCATGGAATCCAGAGATAGAAACTCCAAGAACCCGACACAACAACCTAGTCGGGTAGTGAGTCCTTTGACTGGCGACGAAGGCGTACCTCACTTGGACTCTCTGGCAAAGAACGCCGCCGCTTTTTTTAGGATTTCCCGCTCCATCTTCAGATTGGCGTTCTCGGCCCGAAGGCGGCTGATCTCGCTTTCCAGATCGGTGGCCGGCCTGCGAGCCTCAGAGGTCAACGACCGGCCAGCACGGACCGCGTCAAGCCAATTTGCCAGCGTCTTGACCGACATCTCTAGCTGACGGGCCGCTGCGGCAGGCCCGAGCGACTCGGCCAACTCCACGGCTTGGTGCTTGAACTCATCGGTGTAGCTACGACGGGTGAGACGGGACATAAGGGACCTCCAAGTGCGATCAAAGTATCGCTTCTTGGCGTCCGCTGACGGGGGGCCAGATCAGTCAGCCGCATGGATGCGGCTGCCAAGCCTACAGGGACGTACTTGCGGCGTCCCCCGCGTACCCATGCCTCCCCGCCAAACCAACACACCCGCTCTTGCCGTTGCTCCGGCGGGTGCAGGGCCGCAGGCCCTGCAAAACAACCCCTTACTTGCCCCGCAAACGGCTGTGCCGGAACCCGTAGCAGAAATAGATCACGAAACCGACGAACGTCCAGACCCCCATCAGCATCCAGTTGTGCATCGTCATCGCCGACAGCAGCGCCAGGCAGCTCAGCACGCCCAGGCTGCAGATCAGCCAGGCCATCGGCATGCGGAACGGGCGCGGCAGGTCCGGCTGGGTACGGCGCAGGATCAGCACGCCGGCACACACGGCGGCAAACGCGATCAGCGTGCCCATCGAGGTCAGCTCGCCCAGGATGTCCAGCGGGAACAGCGCCGCCAGCAGCGCGATGCCGATGCCGGTGATCACGGTGTTGATGTGCGGGGTCCGGTACTTGGGGTGGATCTTGGTGAACACCGGTGGTAGCAGGCCGTCGCGGCCCATGATCATGAAGATGCGCGGCTGGCCGATGATCATCACCAGCACCACGGAGGACAGGCCGACCAGCGCGCCGACCTCGACCACCCAGCGCAGCCAACCCAGC
This genomic interval from Stenotrophomonas sp. 57 contains the following:
- the mtnC gene encoding acireductone synthase, yielding MQPRVILTDIEGTTSSISFVKNVLFPYARQALPGFVAEHGQEPDVRRWLDAVATEIGGACQDSLVVETLQGWIDQDRKHTALKALQGRIWDAGYRRGDYTAHFYPEVAAVLKGWHASGLPLYVYSSGSVPAQKLFFGFSDAGDLSPLVSGWFDTEVGGKREADSYRRIVQAIGVPAGEILFLSDVVEELDAAREAGLQTRLIDRLDDYPLPRTGQAANGHERVENFQQIQL
- a CDS encoding acireductone dioxygenase, which translates into the protein MSRLRIYDDTRPESPLLDTQDGARIAAELKQIGVTFERWQATAPVAPGASQDEVFAAYRADIDRLVAERGFKSVDVASIAPDNPNRAELRKKFLDEHFHKEDEVRFFVAGSGLFTLHVEDKVYEIECVKDDLIAVPDGTTHWFDMGDEPSFVAIRFFTEPDGWVGHFTGTDIAQKFPRYVPTQAS
- a CDS encoding methylthioribulose 1-phosphate dehydratase, translated to MNAPTFPYDTARLGELAQLLIDNVRELAQAGWTPATSSNFSHRLDDRHAAITVSGKDKGRLIEDDIMVVDFDGKAVGRPLRPSAETLLHTQLYRRFPEIGCVLHTHSPVQTIASRLYAPQGHVHLEGYELLKAFAGNSTHEMAVDVPVFANTQDMDVLSAQVDDLLDRQNLWGYLIDGHGLYAWGRDMAEARRHLEAFEFLFHCELELRKLRG
- a CDS encoding IS3 family transposase → MRYAFVASQRTHYPTRLLCRVLGVSISGFHDYLRRQCAQTCDVDSALRTELRAIHVTSKRSYGRRRLVEALRARNHPVGHKRVARLMAQERIQGKTKGRSRPKSSGGSSQLAPNLLDRQFAPGTGPTAWVGDITYVPTRQGWLHLAVVISVQTRQVLGYSVSKRLTEELVVKAFANAWALHPQRPGLIFHSDRGGQYWGNQFRQLLQSHDVVQSMSRPGNCWDNAVAESFFATLKTEEAAEPYASREQASQSIAAYIHGFYNPARLHSALGYRSPNNYARQLPAVA
- a CDS encoding transposase: MSRLTRRSYTDEFKHQAVELAESLGPAAAARQLEMSVKTLANWLDAVRAGRSLTSEARRPATDLESEISRLRAENANLKMEREILKKAAAFFARESK